One Kribbella sp. NBC_00662 genomic region harbors:
- a CDS encoding 3D domain-containing protein has product MRSLAVVLLSFASLLIAPATASAALPACQHFYTGPIPDRPISGGHGNGTTAPPYDVSGRLPAPGGISGGLGADGKVTFTFNRVAGAKAYRAFRNGQALQWISDWGQPTLQVTDASPCAGAHYQVYAMSAEDTSASSIGQISTSYRLDSSNHLASYRMPVGTTLNYRVSAYNDVAQTALGYNAGTGICAVDARIIPWGTRLYVPGYGHCYAADIGSWIKDDIVDVWFPPGPDADNWGIQRLSLTVE; this is encoded by the coding sequence ATGCGCTCTCTCGCGGTCGTTCTGCTGAGTTTCGCTTCGCTGCTGATCGCTCCGGCCACCGCATCCGCGGCCTTGCCGGCCTGTCAGCACTTCTACACCGGTCCGATCCCCGATCGGCCGATCTCAGGCGGTCACGGCAACGGGACCACGGCACCGCCGTACGACGTCAGCGGCCGACTGCCCGCGCCTGGTGGGATCAGCGGCGGTCTCGGTGCTGACGGGAAGGTGACGTTCACCTTCAACCGGGTCGCCGGCGCGAAGGCATATCGCGCGTTCCGGAACGGGCAGGCGCTGCAGTGGATCAGCGACTGGGGTCAGCCGACGCTGCAGGTGACGGACGCGAGTCCGTGCGCCGGCGCGCACTACCAGGTGTACGCGATGTCGGCCGAGGACACTTCGGCGTCGTCGATCGGCCAGATCAGTACGTCGTACCGGCTCGACTCGTCGAACCACCTGGCGTCGTACCGGATGCCGGTCGGGACCACGCTGAACTACCGGGTGTCGGCGTACAACGACGTCGCGCAGACGGCGCTCGGCTACAACGCCGGCACCGGTATCTGCGCGGTGGACGCCCGCATCATCCCGTGGGGCACGCGCCTCTACGTCCCCGGCTACGGCCACTGCTACGCGGCCGACATCGGCAGCTGGATCAAGGACGACATCGTCGACGTGTGGTTCCCACCGGGCCCGGACGCGGACAACTGGGGCATCCAGCGACTCTCGCTGACCGTAGAGTGA
- a CDS encoding type 2 lanthipeptide synthetase LanM family protein, with protein MRCLEPLLDSARRDLAAAGHTGVLAEQFLQRLGLRLVKLAARTLVLELARARDRGELAGDTPAARFLDFTQRLVGASELAEFLAAYPVLARVLGESCRQGVEGHLELLARLAEDRESLVTGLLDGRDPGALTAIDPGGDPHRGGRSTAILTFADGRRLVYKPRPLELHQHFNTFVDWLNAKTTLDIRTVRLLTQDGYGWLEYVVHEPCDDFAGVRRFYQRQGALLALLYVLDGTDMHFENLIAAGDQPVLVDVETLFHPSRLPVTGLSHDPAYRSLVGSVYRTALLPLLVSGEYGVADVSGLGGDAGATASMSVVDWADAGLDSMHLVRRPGQAESAANRPMLDGAMVEPREHEIAVLTGFRAAYEAIARHRDEFLGPEGLLAQCASDQLRFVPRSTRLYTSLLDESTHPDALRDAAGRSQLLDLLWDADESLHAIVPYELADLWAGDVPLFTARPDSTAVWASDGTHIPDVLANTGLSEVEAKVASLSDVDEHRQTWLISACLATRPEPVKHVSTKTRQHLGTTEADPDQLLAAATDIADEIVAQVIGETGGAANWLGLELLDDHHWAVRSMGAGLSNGYTGTALFLAQVGVITGADRYCELARDAIRPIPQLLEALAGDLESAQLVGPGFHGLGGITYALDRLRTLLGDSDLGNWLTASLELTEQLVPDPAKFPSYVDGAAGGLAAMRATTGLPAADRLAERYADHLVTTVESGLRGRVAAEHGFARGFQGIAWALGQYGVPGDRYLDAARTAADLDRRNAPAGHGWCSGDAGTALARSAAGVPADLDSYLRTAAERPVLADLSLCHGELGAVESLTWLAAREYPTAEAVRRRRAGLVLAAVQQYGPHCGTPRAVPSPGLLTGLAGIGYGVLRLAFPARVPSVLLLEPTAGSRCGTAPKPTQ; from the coding sequence ATGCGTTGCCTGGAACCGCTACTGGACTCGGCACGCCGGGACCTCGCGGCGGCCGGGCACACCGGCGTACTCGCCGAGCAGTTCCTGCAGCGGCTAGGACTCCGTCTGGTCAAGCTGGCCGCTCGCACGCTGGTCCTGGAGCTCGCCCGGGCCCGGGACCGCGGCGAGCTGGCCGGCGACACCCCTGCCGCACGGTTCCTGGACTTCACCCAGCGGCTCGTCGGAGCGAGCGAGCTGGCGGAGTTCCTGGCCGCCTACCCGGTGCTGGCCCGGGTCCTGGGCGAGTCGTGCCGACAGGGCGTCGAGGGTCACCTCGAGCTGCTGGCACGACTCGCCGAGGACCGTGAGTCGCTCGTCACCGGGCTGCTGGACGGCCGCGACCCCGGTGCGCTGACCGCGATCGACCCCGGCGGCGACCCGCACCGGGGCGGTCGGAGCACCGCGATCCTCACCTTCGCGGACGGCCGGCGACTGGTCTACAAGCCCAGGCCGCTGGAGCTCCACCAGCACTTCAACACCTTTGTGGACTGGCTGAACGCCAAGACCACGCTCGACATCCGCACGGTCCGCCTGCTGACCCAGGACGGCTACGGCTGGCTCGAGTACGTCGTCCACGAGCCGTGCGACGACTTCGCCGGCGTCCGGCGGTTCTACCAGCGGCAAGGTGCTTTGCTGGCGCTGCTGTACGTGCTCGACGGCACCGACATGCACTTCGAGAACCTCATCGCCGCGGGCGACCAGCCGGTGTTGGTCGACGTCGAGACGCTGTTCCACCCGAGTCGCCTTCCGGTGACCGGGTTGAGCCACGATCCGGCGTACCGCTCGCTGGTCGGTTCGGTGTACCGCACCGCGCTGCTTCCGCTGCTGGTCTCGGGTGAGTACGGCGTCGCGGACGTGTCCGGCCTCGGCGGTGACGCCGGGGCGACAGCGTCGATGAGCGTGGTCGACTGGGCCGACGCAGGGCTGGACTCGATGCACCTCGTCCGGCGTCCCGGACAGGCGGAGAGCGCGGCCAACCGGCCGATGCTCGACGGCGCGATGGTCGAGCCGCGTGAACACGAGATCGCTGTGCTCACAGGGTTTCGGGCCGCGTATGAGGCGATCGCCCGACACCGTGACGAGTTCCTCGGACCGGAGGGACTGCTGGCACAGTGCGCCTCGGACCAGCTGCGCTTCGTACCGCGCAGCACCCGCCTCTACACCAGTCTGCTGGACGAGTCGACTCATCCGGACGCACTGCGTGACGCGGCCGGCCGGAGTCAGCTGCTCGACCTGCTGTGGGATGCGGACGAGTCGTTGCACGCGATCGTCCCGTACGAGCTGGCCGACCTGTGGGCAGGCGACGTACCGCTGTTCACCGCTCGCCCCGACAGCACAGCCGTGTGGGCGTCGGACGGAACACACATCCCCGATGTCCTCGCAAATACAGGGCTTTCGGAGGTCGAGGCGAAGGTCGCAAGCCTCAGCGATGTCGACGAGCATCGGCAGACCTGGCTGATCTCCGCGTGCCTCGCAACCCGTCCGGAGCCGGTCAAGCACGTCAGTACGAAGACTCGGCAACATCTGGGCACGACCGAAGCGGACCCCGATCAGCTGCTCGCAGCGGCCACCGACATCGCCGACGAGATCGTCGCGCAGGTGATCGGTGAAACCGGCGGTGCGGCCAACTGGCTCGGCCTGGAACTGCTCGACGATCACCACTGGGCTGTGCGTTCCATGGGCGCCGGCCTCTCGAACGGCTACACCGGTACGGCGCTCTTCCTCGCACAGGTCGGCGTGATCACCGGAGCCGACAGGTACTGCGAGCTGGCCCGCGACGCGATCCGTCCGATCCCGCAGCTGCTCGAAGCGCTGGCCGGTGACCTGGAGTCCGCGCAACTCGTCGGACCGGGCTTCCACGGACTCGGCGGCATCACCTACGCCCTGGACCGGCTGCGCACCCTCCTCGGTGACAGCGACCTGGGCAACTGGCTGACAGCGTCGCTCGAGCTCACCGAGCAGCTCGTGCCGGACCCGGCCAAGTTCCCGTCGTACGTCGACGGTGCGGCCGGTGGACTGGCCGCAATGCGAGCAACAACAGGACTTCCGGCCGCCGACCGACTGGCCGAGCGGTACGCGGATCACCTGGTCACCACAGTCGAGAGCGGCCTCCGTGGCCGAGTAGCAGCGGAACACGGCTTCGCTCGCGGCTTCCAGGGAATCGCATGGGCCCTCGGGCAGTACGGCGTACCTGGTGACAGGTACCTGGATGCCGCCCGGACAGCAGCCGACCTGGATCGGCGGAACGCACCCGCCGGCCATGGCTGGTGTTCGGGCGACGCCGGGACAGCGCTCGCCCGGTCGGCGGCCGGAGTACCAGCGGATCTCGACAGCTACCTGAGGACCGCGGCAGAACGCCCGGTGCTCGCCGACCTGAGTCTGTGCCACGGCGAGCTCGGCGCGGTGGAGTCACTGACGTGGCTCGCCGCACGTGAGTACCCAACTGCAGAGGCGGTACGACGTCGTCGTGCCGGGTTGGTGCTCGCGGCAGTACAGCAGTACGGACCGCACTGCGGAACACCACGAGCCGTACCGTCTCCAGGCCTGCTGACCGGTCTGGCAGGGATCGGGTACGGAGTACTCCGCCTTGCGTTCCCCGCACGGGTTCCGTCCGTGCTGTTGCTCGAACCAACCGCCGGGTCGAGGTGTGGCACAGCACCAAAGCCCACACAGTGA
- a CDS encoding glycoside hydrolase family 2 protein, with protein MTSLKTLDLTTEGGAAWTVRAVEGPAPDGLIDRPVAATVPGEVHTDLLAAGEIPDPFDGDNESKLHWIGRTRWSYRTTFGWVADGNDRQELVAEGLDTVATVTLNGQEIGRTANQHRSYRFDVTSVLVAGDNELVIEFEGPVAAAEAERAKVGSWPHTNLHPYNELRKMASNFGWDWGPDVATAGIWRPIRIESWSGVRIDSVRPLAGADGVLNTFVSLVWTDTASEYATVTVEVAGTTQSASVKPGWDTVAVTNTVPDVDLWWPRGHGEQPLYDVVVKLADEEWTGRVGFRDITVNVAPDNDGTPFVLSVNGKPIYVRGANWIPDDAFVTRLNAETYRTSIQDAIDAGMNLLRVWGGGIYESEDFYDVCDELGILVWQDFLFACAAYSEEEPLRSEVEAEARQAVTRLSKHASLAVWNGNNENIWGYVEWSWRVPLAGRPWGAGYYLDLLPKIVAELDPRTPYSAGSPYSFDQFIHPNDERHGTMHIWDVWNQVDYTTYRKYKPRFVSEFGFQGPPAWSTLTSVVHDAPLDPYGSQMLVHQKAFEGNLKLERGLGEHLPVWKDIDDWHWTTQLNQARAVAYGIEHFRSLFPLNTGAVVWQLNDNWPVVSWAAVDGHGIRKPLWYALKRVYADRLLTVQPREDELVVAAHNDTDDAWTTEVTVTRRSTARDGEVLARETFALEVPARSAVSNALPSSVAATSNPAGEYLEVRGADGASAYWYFVEDTSLELAADAFTVEVASTPDGYDVTVVATALAKDLAFFPDRLDPAARVDSCLITLSAGESHTFHVTGAKAPEWAGVPVLRSANDLLD; from the coding sequence GTGACATCGCTGAAGACCCTTGACCTGACCACCGAAGGCGGCGCCGCCTGGACCGTCCGCGCCGTCGAGGGTCCGGCGCCCGACGGCCTGATCGACCGGCCGGTGGCCGCGACCGTTCCGGGTGAGGTGCACACCGATCTGCTCGCGGCCGGCGAGATCCCGGATCCGTTCGACGGCGACAACGAGTCGAAGCTGCACTGGATCGGCCGGACCCGGTGGAGCTACCGGACGACGTTCGGCTGGGTCGCGGATGGGAACGACCGCCAGGAACTGGTCGCCGAGGGTCTCGACACGGTCGCGACCGTCACGCTGAACGGGCAGGAGATCGGCCGGACCGCGAACCAGCACCGTTCGTACCGGTTCGACGTGACCAGCGTGCTCGTTGCCGGGGACAACGAGCTGGTGATCGAGTTCGAGGGTCCGGTCGCGGCGGCCGAGGCGGAGCGGGCGAAGGTCGGCAGCTGGCCGCACACCAACCTGCACCCGTACAACGAGCTGCGGAAGATGGCCTCGAACTTCGGCTGGGACTGGGGACCGGATGTCGCGACCGCGGGCATCTGGCGGCCGATCCGCATCGAGTCCTGGTCCGGTGTGCGCATCGATTCGGTCCGGCCGCTCGCCGGGGCGGACGGCGTACTGAACACCTTCGTGTCGCTGGTGTGGACCGACACGGCGTCGGAGTACGCCACCGTCACCGTTGAGGTTGCCGGGACAACGCAGTCCGCGAGCGTCAAGCCGGGGTGGGACACCGTTGCCGTCACCAATACGGTCCCCGACGTGGATCTCTGGTGGCCGCGTGGGCACGGCGAGCAGCCGTTGTACGACGTGGTCGTTAAGCTGGCCGACGAGGAGTGGACCGGGCGCGTCGGCTTCCGGGACATCACCGTGAACGTTGCCCCGGACAACGACGGTACGCCGTTCGTGCTGTCGGTGAACGGGAAGCCGATCTACGTGCGCGGCGCGAACTGGATCCCGGACGACGCGTTCGTCACCCGGTTGAATGCCGAGACGTACCGGACCAGCATCCAGGACGCCATCGACGCCGGCATGAATCTGCTGCGCGTCTGGGGCGGCGGGATCTACGAGAGCGAAGACTTCTACGACGTCTGCGACGAGCTGGGAATCCTTGTCTGGCAGGACTTCCTGTTCGCGTGTGCGGCGTACTCGGAGGAGGAGCCGCTCCGGAGTGAGGTCGAGGCCGAGGCGCGTCAGGCGGTCACGCGACTGAGCAAGCACGCCAGCCTCGCGGTCTGGAACGGTAACAACGAGAACATCTGGGGGTATGTCGAGTGGAGCTGGCGGGTCCCGCTGGCCGGGCGGCCGTGGGGCGCAGGGTACTACCTCGACCTGCTGCCCAAGATCGTTGCCGAGCTCGACCCACGGACGCCGTACTCCGCCGGTAGCCCGTACTCGTTCGACCAGTTCATCCACCCGAACGACGAGCGGCACGGGACGATGCACATCTGGGACGTGTGGAACCAGGTGGACTACACGACGTACCGCAAGTACAAGCCGCGGTTCGTGTCGGAGTTCGGCTTCCAGGGACCGCCGGCCTGGTCGACGCTCACGTCGGTGGTGCACGACGCGCCGCTCGATCCTTACGGCTCGCAGATGCTGGTGCACCAGAAGGCGTTCGAGGGGAACCTCAAGCTGGAGCGCGGACTCGGCGAGCACCTGCCGGTCTGGAAGGACATCGACGACTGGCACTGGACCACGCAACTCAACCAGGCGCGAGCCGTTGCCTACGGCATCGAGCACTTCCGCTCGCTGTTCCCGTTGAACACGGGTGCGGTGGTCTGGCAGCTGAACGACAACTGGCCGGTGGTCTCCTGGGCGGCCGTCGACGGCCACGGGATCCGCAAGCCGCTCTGGTACGCGCTGAAGCGGGTCTATGCCGACCGCCTGCTGACCGTGCAACCCCGGGAGGACGAGCTGGTCGTTGCCGCACACAACGACACGGACGATGCCTGGACCACGGAAGTGACGGTGACCCGGCGGTCGACTGCGCGCGACGGTGAAGTGCTGGCTCGCGAGACGTTCGCGCTCGAGGTGCCGGCCCGATCTGCTGTCAGCAACGCCTTGCCTTCCTCGGTTGCGGCAACTTCCAACCCGGCCGGCGAGTATCTGGAGGTGCGCGGCGCTGACGGCGCGTCCGCCTACTGGTACTTCGTGGAGGACACGTCCTTGGAGCTGGCCGCGGATGCCTTCACGGTCGAGGTGGCGTCGACCCCGGACGGGTACGACGTGACCGTGGTCGCGACCGCGCTCGCCAAAGATCTGGCCTTCTTCCCGGACCGGCTGGACCCGGCAGCGCGGGTCGACTCGTGCCTGATCACCCTCTCGGCCGGCGAGAGCCACACCTTCCACGTCACCGGCGCCAAGGCCCCCGAATGGGCCGGCGTACCGGTGCTGCGGTCGGCGAACGATCTGCTCGACTGA
- a CDS encoding polysaccharide deacetylase family protein, with product MTWGKYVAVVGLLVALVACSNSRPVAGPQTRAPSAPVRTAKPVRPTIAPVQARPGASSNVKLMPVLDHGPRDKKQIALTFDADLTALMRRRLVSGKVKSYYNKALIDELRALHVPATMFLTGMWMEQYPDITRRLANDPLFELGTHTYDHRGFTKHCYTLGTVPRDQMLADVRRAIVELDRLDPHATRWFRFPGGCYDATALRELAPAGVTAVGLDVPGADGFAKSPQPIIKQVLDHVQDGSIVVLHMHGGDNAPYTAQAVGPIVRALRTRGYQLVTVTQLVSRR from the coding sequence ATGACCTGGGGGAAGTATGTAGCTGTCGTCGGCCTGCTCGTCGCACTTGTTGCTTGCAGCAACAGCAGGCCGGTAGCCGGGCCCCAGACCCGAGCGCCCTCAGCACCTGTGCGTACTGCGAAACCGGTGCGGCCGACCATCGCGCCGGTGCAGGCGAGGCCCGGTGCCTCCAGCAACGTGAAGTTGATGCCAGTGCTCGACCATGGGCCGCGGGACAAGAAGCAGATCGCGTTGACGTTCGACGCGGACCTGACTGCACTGATGCGCAGGCGGCTGGTGTCCGGCAAGGTCAAGTCGTACTACAACAAGGCGCTGATCGACGAGCTGCGTGCGCTGCACGTCCCGGCGACCATGTTCCTGACCGGGATGTGGATGGAGCAGTATCCGGATATCACCCGCCGGCTCGCCAATGACCCGTTGTTCGAGCTCGGCACACATACCTACGACCATCGCGGTTTCACCAAGCACTGCTACACGCTGGGGACGGTTCCCCGCGACCAGATGCTTGCCGACGTACGCCGGGCGATCGTCGAGCTGGACCGCCTGGATCCCCACGCGACCAGGTGGTTCCGCTTCCCCGGCGGTTGCTACGACGCCACCGCACTGCGCGAGCTGGCCCCGGCCGGCGTCACCGCGGTCGGGCTGGACGTCCCGGGCGCCGATGGTTTCGCCAAGTCACCCCAACCGATCATCAAGCAGGTCCTGGACCACGTCCAGGACGGCTCGATCGTCGTCCTCCACATGCACGGCGGTGACAACGCTCCCTACACCGCCCAAGCCGTAGGCCCGATCGTCCGAGCCCTCCGCACCCGCGGCTACCAACTCGTCACGGTCACCCAGTTGGTCAGTCGACGTTGA
- a CDS encoding MsnO8 family LLM class oxidoreductase — MLDVVPQLPGQSAAAALRETAEVALAADDLGYRRFWLGEQHGVRGVGGAAPAVLAAVLAARTDRIRLGAGGLLLTTHQPLVVAEQFAALAAAYPSRIDLGVGEQRGVAPSTAAALAGGARDSFPQRLDELCGFLRDGTPGRAPVGDVRLSLAGLPPPVFVLADHAGTAMTAAVRGLPLFLAHHRAASVTAAAVAAYREHFEPTGPKVRPYLAVTVGVVAADSEEEAFARFAEYVRVKTRLAAAGPRVTSGELMALLEPPLTGRERGRAERLLDDPGHIVGSRATVAAGLGALVASTTADEVMLVPLAFDGLIRSAILRTVAAGLTRIVRTVPRHTPPLIATA, encoded by the coding sequence GTGCTGGACGTTGTTCCGCAGCTGCCCGGTCAGTCGGCTGCGGCCGCTCTCCGGGAGACCGCGGAGGTGGCACTGGCCGCCGATGACCTCGGATACCGTCGGTTCTGGCTCGGAGAGCAGCACGGTGTCCGAGGCGTCGGCGGCGCAGCACCCGCTGTGCTCGCCGCTGTACTGGCTGCACGGACCGATCGGATCCGCCTGGGCGCCGGCGGGCTCCTACTGACCACCCACCAGCCGCTTGTCGTCGCGGAACAGTTCGCCGCACTCGCGGCGGCGTACCCGAGCCGTATCGACCTGGGCGTGGGGGAGCAGCGCGGCGTCGCACCTAGTACTGCGGCCGCACTCGCGGGCGGCGCACGCGACTCGTTCCCGCAGCGGCTGGACGAGCTATGCGGGTTCTTGCGCGACGGCACGCCGGGCCGGGCGCCGGTGGGCGACGTACGGCTGTCGCTGGCTGGTCTGCCGCCGCCAGTGTTCGTGCTGGCCGATCACGCAGGTACGGCGATGACTGCCGCCGTACGCGGACTGCCTCTCTTCCTGGCGCACCACCGCGCGGCCTCGGTGACGGCAGCTGCAGTGGCGGCGTACCGGGAGCACTTCGAGCCGACCGGGCCGAAGGTACGGCCGTACCTCGCCGTCACGGTCGGCGTGGTGGCAGCCGACTCCGAGGAGGAGGCGTTCGCCCGATTCGCGGAGTACGTCCGCGTGAAGACCCGGCTGGCTGCGGCGGGACCACGTGTCACGTCGGGCGAGCTGATGGCGCTGCTGGAACCGCCGCTGACCGGGCGGGAGCGCGGCCGCGCAGAACGACTGCTCGACGACCCGGGCCACATCGTCGGCTCACGTGCGACCGTTGCGGCCGGACTGGGCGCACTGGTCGCGAGTACGACGGCAGACGAGGTCATGCTCGTCCCGCTGGCCTTCGACGGACTGATCCGATCGGCGATCCTCCGCACCGTCGCGGCCGGTCTGACCCGCATCGTCCGTACCGTCCCCAGACACACACCCCCGCTGATAGCCACGGCCTAG
- a CDS encoding NAD-dependent succinate-semialdehyde dehydrogenase — MSSEREVIEACPTELFIGGKWVAAEGGKTLAVEDPATGATLCDVADASPADGKTALDAAVAVQAEWAATPPRERGEILRRTYELMTERADDLALLMTLEMGKPVAESKGEIAYAAEFFRWFAEEAVRIEGGYQIAPNGSGRFLLMRQPVGPCLLITPWNFPAAMGARKIGPAVAAGCTMVIKPAAQTPLSMLKLAELMTEAGLPAGVLNVVTTHDAGGVMEPLIRDGRARKLSFTGSTPVGRKLIEQAADQVLRTSMELGGNAPLLVFEDADLDKAVNGAMLAKMRNGGEACTSANRIYVHSSVMAEFSSRLAERMAALKVGRGTEEGVEVGPLIDGKQRDKVADLVADAIAQGARTLTGGSVAEGNGYFFQPTVLADVPASARLQKEEIFGPVAPLTAFETEDEAVRMANDTEFGLVSYLFTKDLSRALRVSERLEAGMIGLNQGIVSNPAAPFGGVKQSGLGREGGTVGIDEYLELKYVAVNVD, encoded by the coding sequence ATGTCATCGGAGCGGGAAGTCATCGAGGCGTGTCCGACGGAGCTGTTCATCGGAGGCAAGTGGGTGGCGGCCGAGGGCGGCAAGACGCTCGCCGTCGAGGACCCGGCCACCGGGGCGACACTCTGCGATGTGGCGGACGCCAGTCCGGCCGACGGCAAGACAGCGCTGGACGCAGCGGTCGCCGTTCAGGCGGAGTGGGCAGCTACGCCACCACGTGAGCGTGGCGAGATCCTCCGCCGTACGTATGAGCTGATGACCGAGCGGGCCGACGACCTTGCGCTGCTGATGACGCTGGAGATGGGCAAGCCGGTCGCCGAGTCCAAAGGCGAGATCGCCTACGCAGCAGAGTTCTTCCGCTGGTTCGCGGAGGAGGCGGTCCGGATCGAGGGTGGGTACCAGATCGCCCCGAACGGCTCCGGACGGTTCCTGCTGATGCGCCAACCGGTCGGACCGTGCCTGCTGATCACGCCGTGGAACTTCCCGGCGGCGATGGGCGCACGCAAGATCGGACCGGCCGTCGCCGCCGGCTGCACGATGGTGATCAAGCCGGCCGCGCAGACGCCGCTGTCGATGCTCAAGCTGGCCGAGCTGATGACCGAGGCCGGCCTGCCGGCGGGCGTGCTGAACGTGGTCACCACCCACGATGCGGGCGGTGTGATGGAGCCGCTGATCCGCGACGGCCGCGCTCGCAAGCTCTCCTTCACCGGATCGACTCCGGTCGGCCGGAAGCTGATCGAGCAGGCCGCCGACCAGGTACTGCGGACGAGCATGGAGCTCGGCGGGAACGCACCGCTGCTGGTGTTCGAGGACGCCGACCTGGACAAGGCGGTCAACGGCGCGATGCTGGCCAAGATGCGCAACGGCGGCGAGGCCTGTACGTCGGCCAACCGCATCTACGTGCACTCGTCGGTGATGGCGGAGTTCTCGTCCCGGCTGGCCGAGCGGATGGCGGCGCTCAAGGTCGGCCGCGGTACCGAGGAGGGCGTCGAGGTCGGGCCGCTGATCGACGGCAAGCAGCGCGACAAGGTGGCCGATCTGGTGGCCGACGCGATCGCCCAGGGCGCGCGGACGTTGACCGGCGGTTCAGTTGCTGAAGGCAACGGGTACTTCTTCCAGCCGACCGTACTGGCCGACGTACCGGCGAGTGCGCGGCTGCAGAAGGAGGAGATCTTCGGCCCGGTCGCACCGCTGACCGCGTTCGAGACCGAGGACGAGGCCGTGCGGATGGCGAACGACACGGAGTTCGGCCTGGTCTCCTACCTGTTCACCAAGGACCTGAGCCGGGCACTCCGCGTCTCCGAACGCCTCGAAGCCGGCATGATCGGCCTCAACCAAGGCATCGTCTCCAACCCCGCCGCCCCCTTCGGCGGCGTCAAACAATCCGGCCTCGGCCGAGAGGGCGGCACAGTCGGCATCGACGAGTACTTGGAGCTCAAGTACGTCGCTGTCAACGTCGACTGA